The Bradyrhizobium sp. CCBAU 53340 nucleotide sequence ATTCGGTGCGCTCATTGCAGCATTTCCTATTCTCGGATGGAGCATTACACGGCGGGTCAGCTTCTGAGTTCAAGAAGCATACCAAAACCGTCAGTCTGAGTTTCCTTCTTATTCTCATCTGGCACGTGTCTCAGGTAGAACGGGTGTGTCGTGACTCCGACAGTGCGCCGCATGCTCCTTCTCGGTTCTTTAACGCGTCCCCCACGTGCAAATGCGGCGGCTGATGGTGACTCCGCCCACCGCCCCGACAGCGGCAGTGTGGTAGCCTCTCCCGGCATCTGCACCCCTCGCTACGGCTCCAACAGCGCGATGGGATCTCGGGGGATCACGAGTCACGTACTGGCGTTTGCGCTGAGTGACCGACGGGCGCTGGAAGGTCACAAGTTATTCCAAGAAACCGGTAGCCGCTTTGAGATGTATTACTGCAACCGCACAGATCCGCGCGAACGAGTAAGGTCGACGGTCGCAAATGCCGCATCGTCTTAGTCGCCTTACGACTGAGCTTCGACTGGCTCGCCTCAATCGACTAGATCCAACTGGGCACCCTCTTGTCTGAAGCATATACGGCGCGGCGGTCTGTATTTCTCCTTCCTAGCAGTCCCGATATTCTCAGCCGGGACAATCGTACCCAGAATATCTAAGTACCGATGCAATTCGACCATTGCGACCAGAAGCAAACCGGCGGCCAGCTTTAGCTCAGAGCGACGCGGTTGCGCCGCCGATTGAACTCGTGGCTCTCGCCGGGAGCGAAGATGACAGGGTGATCGAGACGATCAACGATGATCCGGCTAGGCCATCGTAGCTTCCAATGCCTCAGCACCACAAGCAGCCCGACGGCTCTCGTGCGGCGCTCGCAAATCTGCTCGCTTTGTATTGTGTTCCTAAGAGCAGAATTCTGCAAAGGGGTTCTATTTCCCCTGGTAATTTGGGGGCCGCTTCTCGAAGAAAGCGTCCATCCCTTCCTGCTGATCAGAAGTGGTGAAAGCAACCCGGATCGCTTGCCGTTCAAATTCCACACCGGCATCGAGGTTCGTTTGATAGGCGGCCAGAACGGCAGCCTTCGCAAGCTCCGTCGATCGAGGCGGCTTCTGTGCGATTATTTCCGCAATCTCGAGCGCGCGTGCCCGCGCCTGGCCCGTTTCTGTAACCTCGGAGACCATTCCTGCCTGCATTGCGGCACGGGCCGAAATTGATTGGCCAGTGAGGATCATCAGCATGGCAAGCGATTTGCCCGCCACGCGTGTCAACCGCTGGGTTCCGCCGTCACCCGGCAAAACGCCGATGTTGATTTCAGGTTGACCGAAGAGCGCGCCTTCGCCTGCGATAATGATATCGGCCAGCATTGCAAGTTCGTGACCGCCCCCAAGACAAACGCCCTCTACGGCAGCTATGATCGGCTTGAGACAGTTGGTGAGGTCGCGCCAATCATTGCGTCGGGCGAGATTGTTAATGGCCTCGAAGCCGCGTTGTTGCATCTCCTTGATATCCGCGCCCGCGCAAAAGAACGTGTCGGTGCCGCAAAGCACGATGCAGCGGACGTCCTCATCCAAAATTGCGTCTCGGCAGGCCGATGCAAGTGCCGCGATAAGCTCATTGCTCAGGGCATTTCGCTTCGCCGGCCTGTTCATGCTCAGCAGGCGGACGTGCGGGAGAGGGGAAGTGGATAGCACGAGTTCGGATTTTTGGATCACGAGAGAATTCTTCCTGGAGAATGGGAGAAGAACCAGAACTTCTTCTCGACTTGGATCGGGATGCACCTTGCGTAAGCTGGCTTGCAGCGAGCTTCGGAGAGATCATTGCGTTGCACACAATTCGCTGCCATTCATCCGGGCAAGCTGCCGAGGACCCGAGGTTGATATGGTTGCTATCGTGCGAGCAAGGCCAGGAAAAACAGACACCACATTGTGGTTTGGGCGGGCTATCCGAAAGCCTTTCTGCTTCGAGCCTCCTGAATCGCCTGCTCCGAGAAGCCAAAGGAAGTCAGGACCTCCTCGGTAGCGGCACCGATCGGCGCGGGGTGAATCCGGACGGCTGGAGGTGTGCGTGAGAGCCGGACTGGCAGTCCGGCGAGCGAAACGACTCCTCGCCCGGGTACCTCAACCTGCCACATGATGCCGTTTTGGCTTGCCTGAGGGTGGCTGATCGCTTCTGGAATTTCATTCACAGGTGAGCAGAGCAGATCCACGGAAGCCAGACGATCGAGTACCTCCGAAGTGTTCAAGGTCATCAAAGCCGGCGCACAATATTCCTGAATGGCGGTCAGATTTTCGATCTGCTTTTCGCGTGTAGCGAGTTCAGGCCGCGTGCTTATGTCCGGTAGATCGAGCGCCTGGCAAAGCAGGCCAAGCGGGTTGTCGCGAAAGAGCATTACAACGGCTACCCAACCGTCCGCGGTCCTGACGAGCATCGCCTGACGCGTCCAGTCGGTTTTCACACCATAGATGCTCTCGCTGGCGATTTCGCACAGCTGCATAGCGAGCGAAACATCGAACAGCGACGTCGACACCAGTTGTCCCCGGCCCGAGGTCTGGCGTTCGATGACGGCGGCAAGAATGCCCTGGACGAGCGACATCGCCGCGCCATAGTCGACAATAGGAGAGTTCGTCAGCTGCGGAGGCTGGTGCTCCTGCAGTCCTCCCCGTGCCAACCCGCTAAATGCCTGCGCCAGCATGTCCTGGCCCGGACGATCTGCAAGCGGACCTGTTTCCCCGAAACCAAACCCCGCAGCATAGATGAGACGGGGATTGCGTGTGCTAAGATCCTTATAGCCGAGGCCCAGCCGCTCCATCACGCCGGGGCGGAAGTTGTGCATCAACACGTCAGCGCGGTCGACCAGGGTCAGCAAGATCTCAAAGGCGGCCGGGTTCTTCAAATCCAAGGCGAGTGTCCGCTTGTTTCTGCCCATCGCAGCGTAATACGCGCTCATCCCGCCGACGCGGGTGGCCTCAAAATCAAGCCCGCGCGTGATGTCACCTTGGGGACGTTCGATCTTGATGACGTCCGCGCCAAAATCCCCCAACACCTGTCCTGCAAGCGGCACCTGCATCACCATGCCGACTTCCAGAACGATCAAGCCGTCAAGGGCGCCACGCGCTACGGAGGCAGTTGCTTTATCGCTCACGACAGGCCTTTCCCTCAGATTGGAACGCTCGATACTATGCCGCGCGATCGTCGCCGTCAAGATTACTATATCCCATTATAAAATTGATATATTGCAATGCGCTGCGAAACCGGCTTTGAATGCGATTGCCGAATCGAGGCGCCGAACAGGCGTTTGGGCCAGCACCTGCCGGAAAGGGGATCACTCCCTGCCGCCGAAAAGCAGGTGCCGACGCAGTTGGACGTCCTGAGACGTTCTGCAAGGCTTGGTGACGGGGGGCCTGATGACGAAGAACTACATCGCCGGTGAATGGATTGCGGCAGCCAAGGCAGTCGCGAACATCAACCCGTCTGATACTCGCGACATCGTAGGCGAGTACGCCCAAGCCTCTGTAGAAGAGGCGAAGCGTGCGATCGATGCGGCCCATGGCGCCTTTCCGGCTTGGGCGCGTTCGACGATCCAGAGCCGCCACGACGTTCTGAAAGCCGTGGGTGACGAGATATTGGCCCGCAAGGACGAACTCGGACGCCTGCTCTCACGTGAGGAAGGAAAGACCTTGCCGGAGGGGATCGGCGAGGTCGCTCGCGCCGGCCAGATCTTCCATTTCTTCGCGGGTGAGTGCCTGAGGCTGAGCGGCGAGAAGCTGCTCTCCGTGCGAGCCGGCATAGACGTTGAGATGTCCCGCGAGCCGCTCGGCGATCACGCCATGGAATTTTCCTATGGCCATTCCGGCCTGGAAGATCGCCCCG carries:
- a CDS encoding enoyl-CoA hydratase-related protein; translation: MIQKSELVLSTSPLPHVRLLSMNRPAKRNALSNELIAALASACRDAILDEDVRCIVLCGTDTFFCAGADIKEMQQRGFEAINNLARRNDWRDLTNCLKPIIAAVEGVCLGGGHELAMLADIIIAGEGALFGQPEINIGVLPGDGGTQRLTRVAGKSLAMLMILTGQSISARAAMQAGMVSEVTETGQARARALEIAEIIAQKPPRSTELAKAAVLAAYQTNLDAGVEFERQAIRVAFTTSDQQEGMDAFFEKRPPNYQGK
- a CDS encoding CaiB/BaiF CoA-transferase family protein; the encoded protein is MTATIARHSIERSNLRERPVVSDKATASVARGALDGLIVLEVGMVMQVPLAGQVLGDFGADVIKIERPQGDITRGLDFEATRVGGMSAYYAAMGRNKRTLALDLKNPAAFEILLTLVDRADVLMHNFRPGVMERLGLGYKDLSTRNPRLIYAAGFGFGETGPLADRPGQDMLAQAFSGLARGGLQEHQPPQLTNSPIVDYGAAMSLVQGILAAVIERQTSGRGQLVSTSLFDVSLAMQLCEIASESIYGVKTDWTRQAMLVRTADGWVAVVMLFRDNPLGLLCQALDLPDISTRPELATREKQIENLTAIQEYCAPALMTLNTSEVLDRLASVDLLCSPVNEIPEAISHPQASQNGIMWQVEVPGRGVVSLAGLPVRLSRTPPAVRIHPAPIGAATEEVLTSFGFSEQAIQEARSRKAFG